The Verrucomicrobiia bacterium genome contains the following window.
CGAGATGCTGGTCGATCCCTCCGGGAACAGGCTCCAGACCTCGAAAGCAATCGCCTTGGGACCAGTTTCTACGGGGATCATAGTGGGTAGAGATTGAGCTTTCCGCAGAAGAACAGGATACGAATCCGGTAGTTGTGAAAGTTGCGAAAGCCTCGGGCAGCGGACTTGAGACTCTGGATTTTCGAGTTCAGCCCCTCGGTTACG
Protein-coding sequences here:
- a CDS encoding transposase; its protein translation is VTEGLNSKIQSLKSAARGFRNFHNYRIRILFFCGKLNLYPL